A genomic region of Lachnoclostridium edouardi contains the following coding sequences:
- the ymfI gene encoding elongation factor P 5-aminopentanone reductase, producing MARKIVLVTGASRGIGKAIAVKFAKKGYGVAINCVKNEECLLQTKKEIESFQVPCLAYVGDMGDSGSCEEFFKMVRKRLGSPDVIVNNAGISYIGLLQDMSDGDWDRIIRTNLTSVFNCCRQAIPDMIGAKAGKIINISSVWGVAGASCEVAYSATKGGVNTFTKALAKELGPSNIQVNAVACGAIDTEMNQWMEEDELISLIEEIPSGRLGKAEEVADLVYHLAYKSNYLTGQIISLDGGWI from the coding sequence ATGGCAAGAAAAATTGTTTTAGTGACAGGGGCCTCCAGGGGAATTGGTAAGGCCATCGCTGTAAAATTTGCAAAAAAAGGTTATGGAGTTGCCATTAATTGTGTAAAAAATGAGGAATGTCTTCTTCAGACAAAGAAGGAAATCGAATCCTTCCAGGTTCCTTGTCTGGCTTATGTGGGAGACATGGGGGACAGCGGCAGCTGTGAAGAGTTTTTTAAAATGGTGAGAAAACGTCTAGGCTCCCCTGATGTAATTGTAAATAATGCGGGAATTTCCTACATAGGTCTGCTTCAGGATATGAGCGACGGAGATTGGGACAGAATTATAAGAACAAACTTAACATCTGTATTTAACTGCTGCCGTCAGGCAATACCAGACATGATAGGGGCAAAAGCCGGAAAAATCATTAATATTTCATCTGTCTGGGGAGTGGCGGGGGCTTCCTGTGAAGTGGCCTATTCTGCAACGAAAGGCGGGGTAAATACCTTTACAAAAGCTTTAGCAAAAGAGCTGGGGCCCAGCAATATACAGGTAAATGCTGTGGCCTGCGGAGCCATTGACACAGAAATGAATCAGTGGATGGAGGAAGATGAGCTTATTAGCCTGATTGAAGAAATTCCTTCCGGCCGCCTTGGAAAAGCAGAGGAAGTAGCAGATTTAGTGTATCATTTGGCATACAAAAGCAATTACCTAACAGGTCAGATAATCAGTCTGGACGGAGGATGGATATAG
- a CDS encoding relaxase/mobilization nuclease domain-containing protein, with translation MATFKHISSKNADYGAAEAYLTFEHDEFTMKPTLDENGRLIPREDYRISSLNCGGEDFAVACMRANLRYEKNQKREDVKSHHYIISFDPRDGTDNGLTVDRAQELGEQFCKEHFPGHQALVCTHPDGHNHSGNIHVHIVINSLRIYEVPLLPYMDRPADTREGCKHRCTNAAMEYFKSEVMEMCHWEGLYQIDLLNGSKERITEREYWAAKKGQLALDKENAAREAAGQPTKPTKFETDKAKLRRTIRQALSQATSFDEFSSLLLREGVTVKESRGRLSYLTPDRTKPITARKLGDDFDKAAVLALLTQNARRAAEQTKAIPEYPHTQKGRLWEEKAAKTTPADNALQRMVDREAKRAEGKGVGYDRWAAKHNLKQMAATVTAYQQYGFSSPEELDEACSAAYAAMQESLTELKQVEKTLDGKKELQRQVLAYSKTRPVRDGLKQQKNAKAKAAYRQKHESDFIIADAAARYFRENGISKLPSYKALQAEIETLIKEKNSGYNDYRAKREEYRRLQTVKGNIDQILRRSEPQRRKEQSHER, from the coding sequence TTGGCAACATTCAAACATATCAGCTCTAAAAATGCGGACTATGGCGCAGCGGAAGCCTATCTCACATTTGAGCATGACGAGTTTACCATGAAGCCCACCCTTGATGAAAACGGGCGGCTGATACCGAGGGAGGATTACCGCATTTCTTCCCTCAACTGCGGGGGCGAGGATTTCGCCGTTGCCTGTATGCGAGCCAATCTCCGCTATGAGAAAAACCAAAAACGGGAAGATGTGAAAAGCCACCACTATATCATCAGCTTTGACCCACGGGACGGGACAGACAACGGCTTGACCGTAGACCGGGCGCAGGAGCTGGGCGAGCAGTTCTGTAAAGAACATTTCCCCGGACACCAAGCCCTTGTATGCACCCACCCGGACGGGCATAACCACAGCGGCAATATCCATGTGCATATCGTCATCAATTCCCTGCGGATTTATGAAGTCCCGCTTCTGCCCTACATGGACAGACCAGCCGACACACGGGAGGGCTGCAAGCACCGCTGTACCAACGCCGCTATGGAATATTTCAAGAGTGAAGTCATGGAGATGTGCCACTGGGAGGGGCTTTACCAAATCGACCTCTTGAACGGCAGCAAGGAACGGATAACGGAACGGGAATACTGGGCGGCAAAGAAAGGGCAGCTTGCCCTTGATAAAGAGAACGCCGCCAGAGAAGCCGCCGGACAGCCGACCAAGCCCACCAAGTTTGAAACGGACAAGGCAAAGCTGCGCCGGACGATACGGCAGGCACTTTCCCAAGCTACCAGCTTTGACGAGTTTTCTTCCCTTTTGCTGCGGGAGGGTGTGACCGTCAAGGAAAGCCGGGGGCGGCTTTCCTACCTCACGCCAGACAGGACAAAGCCTATCACAGCCCGGAAGCTGGGGGACGATTTTGACAAGGCTGCTGTCCTTGCCCTGCTCACGCAGAACGCCCGCAGAGCCGCCGAACAGACCAAAGCCATACCCGAATACCCACACACCCAAAAAGGACGCTTGTGGGAGGAAAAAGCCGCAAAAACCACCCCGGCAGACAACGCCTTGCAGCGCATGGTTGACCGGGAAGCCAAGCGAGCCGAGGGCAAGGGCGTGGGCTATGACCGCTGGGCGGCAAAGCACAACCTAAAGCAAATGGCAGCTACCGTTACTGCCTACCAGCAGTACGGCTTTTCTTCCCCGGAGGAACTGGACGAAGCCTGTTCTGCCGCCTATGCCGCCATGCAGGAAAGCCTTACAGAGCTGAAGCAGGTGGAAAAGACGCTGGACGGGAAAAAGGAGCTGCAACGGCAGGTGCTTGCCTATTCCAAGACCCGCCCTGTCCGGGACGGGCTGAAACAGCAGAAAAACGCCAAAGCAAAAGCAGCCTACCGACAGAAGCACGAAAGCGACTTTATCATAGCAGACGCAGCCGCCCGCTATTTCAGGGAGAACGGCATTTCCAAGCTGCCGAGCTATAAAGCCCTGCAAGCAGAGATTGAAACCCTTATCAAAGAGAAAAACAGCGGCTACAACGATTACCGGGCAAAACGGGAGGAATACCGCCGCTTACAGACGGTCAAGGGCAATATCGACCAGATTTTACGCCGGAGCGAGCCGCAGCGCAGAAAGGAGCAGAGCCATGAACGGTAA
- a CDS encoding cysteine-rich VLP domain-containing protein → MNGNIPRMDYRQYRAARRLVHECCNYDSGNCLLLEDGEPCVCVQSISYSLLCRWFTAAVLPLDEVLEAALMRRGSRKRCAVCGAFFVPKSNRGKYCPDCAGRMKRINAAKRKRKQREKCHALGHFKPA, encoded by the coding sequence ATGAACGGTAATATCCCCCGCATGGACTACCGCCAGTACCGGGCAGCCCGCCGCCTTGTGCATGAGTGCTGCAACTATGACAGCGGGAATTGTTTGCTGTTGGAGGACGGCGAGCCTTGCGTGTGTGTGCAGAGTATCAGCTATTCGCTGCTCTGCCGCTGGTTTACTGCCGCTGTCCTGCCCCTTGATGAAGTACTGGAAGCCGCCCTCATGCGCCGGGGAAGCCGGAAACGCTGCGCTGTCTGCGGGGCGTTCTTTGTCCCCAAATCCAACCGGGGGAAATACTGCCCGGACTGCGCCGGACGCATGAAGCGGATAAACGCCGCCAAACGGAAGCGGAAACAAAGGGAGAAATGTCACGCTTTAGGGCATTTCAAACCCGCATAA
- a CDS encoding excisionase, producing the protein MKEVPIWEKSNLGLEEAAAYSGIGINKLRELTSDKNCHFVLWVGNKRLIKRRLFDQYIEQEYSI; encoded by the coding sequence ATGAAAGAAGTCCCGATTTGGGAAAAGAGTAATTTGGGTTTGGAAGAAGCGGCGGCTTATTCCGGAATCGGTATCAATAAATTACGGGAGCTTACCAGTGATAAAAACTGCCATTTTGTTTTATGGGTAGGAAATAAACGACTGATTAAACGACGCCTGTTCGACCAGTACATAGAACAGGAATATTCTATTTGA
- the trxB gene encoding thioredoxin-disulfide reductase codes for MGEIYDVVIIGSGPAGLAAAIYAERAELNAIVIEKNVVSGGQVLTTYEVDNYPGVQGIGGFDLGMKFREHADGLGATFVEDEVVKIETDEKIKKVVCAGGTYEARTVVIATGASHRKLGVPGEEQLTGIGVSYCATCDGAFFRGKTTAVVGGGDVALEDAIFLARLCKKVYVIHRRNEFRGARSLQKKLLSLENVEIVWDSVAEEIIGSDHVEALKVSNVKTGEKTDLAVDGVFIAVGITPNSSGFEGLADMDHGYFKAGEDCCTSSKGIFAAGDVRTKQLRQIVTAVADGANAITSIERYLTEE; via the coding sequence ATGGGAGAGATTTATGATGTAGTGATTATCGGTTCCGGACCTGCCGGTCTGGCGGCTGCTATTTATGCGGAGCGGGCAGAATTGAACGCCATTGTAATAGAAAAAAATGTAGTAAGCGGAGGTCAGGTTCTGACCACATATGAGGTTGACAATTATCCTGGAGTTCAGGGAATCGGCGGCTTTGATTTAGGAATGAAATTCAGAGAACATGCAGACGGGCTGGGAGCTACATTTGTGGAGGACGAAGTAGTAAAGATTGAGACTGATGAGAAGATAAAAAAGGTAGTATGTGCCGGCGGCACATATGAGGCCAGGACAGTTGTAATTGCCACTGGAGCCAGCCATAGAAAGCTGGGAGTTCCTGGGGAGGAACAGCTGACAGGAATAGGCGTTTCCTATTGCGCCACATGCGACGGAGCATTCTTCAGAGGAAAAACTACAGCAGTAGTGGGGGGAGGAGACGTGGCTTTAGAGGACGCTATTTTCCTTGCCAGATTGTGTAAGAAAGTTTATGTTATTCACAGAAGAAATGAGTTCAGAGGCGCCAGAAGTCTTCAGAAGAAACTGCTTTCCCTGGAAAATGTAGAGATTGTCTGGGACAGTGTGGCAGAAGAAATTATAGGCTCAGATCATGTAGAAGCCTTAAAGGTTTCCAATGTAAAGACAGGAGAGAAAACAGATCTGGCTGTAGACGGAGTATTTATTGCGGTGGGTATCACGCCTAACAGCAGCGGATTTGAAGGACTGGCAGATATGGATCACGGATATTTTAAAGCAGGCGAGGACTGCTGCACATCTTCAAAAGGGATATTTGCGGCAGGAGACGTGCGCACAAAGCAGCTGCGCCAGATTGTAACTGCAGTGGCAGACGGGGCCAACGCAATTACCAGCATTGAGCGTTATTTGACAGAAGAGTAG
- a CDS encoding MerR family transcriptional regulator — MKELFTIGEIGRLFQMNIRTLRYYDQIGLLRPEKVDLKTGYRFYSTKQFERLNTIKYLRDLDVPIEKIIRFFENKDAENLMELLEEQREDIQLMKSRLDRIERKLERRITQLSDALSSKLYVIWEVNIPKRKIAFLRREIPLEEDLEYPIRELEQIRHLEPMMFLGKVGVSVAKENVVRQKLGHFSGIFVFLEQEDNYKGAEEYLQESLYVTVRYSGTHREAGESYRKLLQYMEEKQYECTGDSIEITLIDSGFTNDLEKYITEIQIPVKKKT, encoded by the coding sequence TTGAAAGAACTGTTTACAATAGGAGAAATAGGACGTTTATTTCAAATGAACATACGGACTCTGCGTTATTATGACCAGATCGGCCTTTTAAGGCCGGAAAAGGTGGATTTAAAGACTGGATACCGCTTCTATTCTACAAAGCAATTTGAGCGCTTAAATACCATCAAATATTTAAGAGATTTAGATGTCCCCATTGAAAAGATTATCAGGTTTTTTGAAAATAAAGACGCGGAGAATTTAATGGAGCTTTTAGAGGAGCAGAGGGAAGATATTCAGCTGATGAAATCCCGCCTAGACAGGATTGAAAGGAAGCTGGAAAGGCGCATTACCCAGCTTTCTGACGCTTTGTCTTCAAAGCTTTATGTAATTTGGGAAGTAAATATTCCCAAGAGAAAAATCGCTTTTTTAAGGCGGGAAATTCCCTTGGAAGAGGATTTAGAATATCCTATTCGGGAACTGGAGCAGATCCGCCATCTGGAGCCTATGATGTTTCTGGGAAAAGTGGGAGTATCTGTGGCAAAAGAAAATGTGGTCCGGCAGAAGCTTGGCCATTTTTCAGGGATTTTTGTATTTTTGGAGCAGGAGGACAACTACAAAGGGGCAGAAGAATATCTTCAGGAGTCGCTGTATGTAACTGTTCGCTATTCCGGCACCCACCGGGAGGCAGGAGAGTCCTACAGAAAGCTGCTTCAATATATGGAAGAAAAACAATATGAATGCACGGGAGATTCTATAGAAATTACATTAATAGACTCTGGCTTTACAAATGATCTGGAAAAATATATAACAGAAATTCAAATTCCTGTGAAGAAAAAAACTTGA
- a CDS encoding ATP-binding protein, translating into MTDTIHNTILPMTDTTAEPEDYTGEDGLLYCGKCHKPKEAYFPEGKTFFGRDRHPSECDCQRAARKEREAAEKQRSHLETVERLKRQGFTDKTMQDWTFANDNGSCPQMKNAAGYVARWEQIKDGNYGLLLWGKVGTGKSYFAGCIANALMEQEVPVCMTNFATILNDLAASFAGRNEYISRLCSFPLLIIDDFGMERGTEYGLEQVYNVIDSRYRSRKPLIVTTNLTLEELQHPEDTAHARIYDRLLEMCSPLCFTGENLRKAAAQGKMERLKRLLAGKEICL; encoded by the coding sequence ATGACCGATACAATCCACAACACCATACTGCCTATGACCGACACCACAGCCGAGCCGGAGGATTACACCGGGGAGGACGGGCTGTTATACTGCGGCAAATGCCACAAACCCAAAGAAGCCTATTTCCCGGAGGGCAAGACCTTTTTCGGGCGTGATCGCCACCCGTCAGAGTGCGACTGCCAGCGGGCAGCCCGTAAGGAACGGGAAGCCGCCGAGAAGCAGCGCAGCCACCTTGAAACGGTGGAACGACTGAAACGGCAGGGATTTACAGACAAGACCATGCAGGACTGGACATTTGCCAACGATAACGGAAGCTGTCCGCAGATGAAGAACGCCGCCGGATATGTGGCACGCTGGGAACAGATAAAGGACGGGAACTACGGGCTGCTCTTGTGGGGAAAGGTAGGCACTGGAAAAAGCTATTTTGCCGGGTGTATCGCAAACGCCCTCATGGAACAGGAAGTCCCGGTATGCATGACAAACTTTGCAACGATACTCAACGACCTTGCCGCCAGCTTTGCGGGCAGGAATGAATATATTTCCCGCCTTTGCAGCTTCCCCCTGCTCATAATTGACGATTTTGGAATGGAACGTGGCACAGAATACGGTTTGGAACAGGTCTACAATGTGATTGACAGCCGATACCGGAGCAGGAAGCCGCTGATTGTGACGACCAACCTCACGCTGGAGGAATTGCAGCACCCGGAGGACACCGCCCACGCCCGGATTTATGACCGGCTGCTTGAAATGTGTTCCCCTCTCTGCTTTACCGGGGAGAATTTGAGGAAAGCCGCCGCACAGGGGAAAATGGAACGATTGAAACGGCTGCTTGCCGGAAAGGAGATTTGCCTATGA
- a CDS encoding low molecular weight protein-tyrosine-phosphatase yields MIKILFICHGNICRSPMAEFVFRHMVKERGMGDKFHIASCATSTEEIGNPVHRGTREKLRQYGISTEGKYAVQLRKKDYDDYDYLLGMDTWNIRNILRIVKSDPENKVHRLLDFSKEPRDIADPWYTGNFDVTYNDIVEGCQAFLDYLKEHRREQF; encoded by the coding sequence ATGATTAAAATACTATTTATCTGCCACGGCAACATCTGCCGTTCTCCCATGGCAGAGTTTGTTTTCCGCCACATGGTTAAAGAGCGGGGGATGGGGGACAAGTTTCACATTGCCTCCTGCGCCACCAGCACAGAAGAAATCGGAAATCCGGTGCACCGGGGAACACGGGAGAAGCTGAGGCAGTATGGGATTTCCACAGAAGGAAAATATGCGGTGCAGCTGAGAAAAAAAGATTATGATGATTACGATTATCTTTTAGGAATGGATACGTGGAATATTAGAAATATTCTAAGAATTGTAAAATCAGATCCGGAGAACAAGGTGCACCGGCTGCTGGATTTTTCCAAAGAGCCCAGGGATATTGCAGATCCATGGTATACAGGAAACTTTGACGTTACTTACAATGATATTGTGGAAGGCTGCCAGGCCTTTCTTGACTATTTAAAGGAGCACAGAAGGGAGCAGTTTTGA
- a CDS encoding MATE family efflux transporter, producing MKPENNLTEGNIMGVLLRFSVPFLIANIIQALYGAVDLMVIGRYCSPESVAAVSTGTQVTQIITSMVTGLTLGGTILVGKYTGMKNEEETRKTVATTLTLFFIVAVILTAGMILCVNPILLALKTPEAAFDLARQYVVICAWGIVFTCGYNAISAILRGYGDSKRPMMFIALSCILNIIGDIVLVKYAGMGVAGVAIATIGSQGFSMFAAMWYLNKHKFIFTFHFSSFRIDRERAKELAMVGVPISIQECMVRLSFLYLTSVTNRLGVEAAAAVGVASKYDVFAMLPATSIASALAAITAQNYGAGKLKRAKTSLAAGLGFAVTASACFWLWAQLSPETMIGVFTKDPDIIQTGIPFFKSCSYDYLAVSFVFCLNGYLNGRSQTIFTMISVCIGALALRMPLIYFAFTYCSDNLMAIGSIAPAVSGIMAIYTSVYVWRKMKQEVV from the coding sequence ATGAAACCGGAGAATAATTTAACAGAGGGAAATATCATGGGAGTACTGCTCCGTTTTTCTGTTCCGTTTTTGATTGCCAATATTATTCAGGCTCTTTACGGAGCTGTGGATTTAATGGTAATCGGAAGATATTGTTCCCCTGAAAGTGTGGCGGCTGTTTCCACAGGAACTCAGGTGACTCAGATCATTACAAGCATGGTGACAGGCCTGACCTTGGGAGGAACTATTCTGGTAGGCAAGTATACAGGTATGAAAAATGAAGAAGAAACTAGAAAAACAGTGGCTACTACTTTAACACTGTTTTTTATAGTGGCAGTGATTTTAACTGCAGGTATGATACTTTGCGTGAACCCTATTCTTTTGGCCTTAAAAACTCCTGAGGCTGCCTTTGACTTAGCCAGACAATATGTAGTGATCTGTGCCTGGGGCATTGTTTTTACCTGCGGCTATAATGCAATCAGCGCTATTTTAAGAGGATACGGCGATTCTAAAAGACCTATGATGTTTATTGCCCTTTCCTGTATATTAAACATTATAGGAGACATTGTTTTAGTGAAATATGCAGGTATGGGAGTAGCAGGAGTAGCTATAGCCACTATTGGCTCCCAGGGCTTCAGTATGTTTGCAGCCATGTGGTACTTAAATAAGCATAAATTTATATTTACATTTCATTTTAGCAGCTTTCGGATTGACAGAGAAAGAGCAAAAGAGCTGGCGATGGTGGGAGTGCCAATTTCTATTCAGGAATGTATGGTCCGCCTTTCCTTTTTATATTTGACCTCAGTTACAAACCGCCTGGGGGTGGAAGCGGCGGCGGCAGTAGGCGTAGCCAGCAAATATGACGTGTTTGCCATGCTTCCCGCCACCTCCATAGCCAGCGCCCTGGCGGCCATTACTGCCCAGAATTATGGCGCCGGGAAGCTGAAAAGAGCTAAAACATCTCTGGCTGCAGGTCTGGGATTTGCAGTGACAGCTTCCGCCTGCTTTTGGCTTTGGGCACAACTGTCCCCGGAAACAATGATCGGAGTATTTACAAAAGACCCTGATATTATTCAAACAGGAATTCCGTTTTTCAAATCCTGCAGTTACGATTATTTAGCAGTCAGCTTTGTATTTTGTTTAAACGGATACTTAAACGGCCGGTCTCAGACGATTTTCACTATGATCAGCGTGTGCATAGGAGCGCTGGCTTTAAGAATGCCTTTAATTTATTTTGCATTTACATATTGCTCTGACAATCTAATGGCCATTGGCTCTATTGCCCCGGCAGTTTCCGGGATTATGGCAATATATACTTCTGTTTATGTGTGGAGGAAAATGAAGCAGGAAGTTGTTTAA
- a CDS encoding replication initiator protein A, giving the protein MTAETELPAYLPYPRFLLKMDISHTAKLLYALLLDRSTLSQKNGWQDSEGRTYIVYPIAEIAEMLDKGCTTIKGALNELDAAGLLERRRTGFSAANRLYVKVPDIPVVQFSDQLTDGKPPLIRAGNRPTDSRKTDLMTVGKPSPNQTNINNLIESQTKRASEGQPPAAYGRYKNVFLSDAELLELEQDFPGKWEYYLDRLSCHIASTGKQYHSHAATIYKWAQEDAAKEKPKKGIPDYSFKEGESL; this is encoded by the coding sequence ATGACCGCAGAAACGGAGCTGCCCGCTTACCTGCCTTACCCCCGTTTCCTGCTGAAAATGGACATATCCCACACAGCCAAGCTGCTGTATGCGCTGCTGTTAGACCGTTCCACCCTTTCCCAGAAGAACGGCTGGCAGGACAGCGAGGGGCGGACATACATTGTCTACCCCATAGCAGAGATAGCGGAAATGCTGGATAAAGGCTGTACCACCATAAAGGGCGCACTGAACGAACTGGACGCTGCCGGGCTGCTGGAACGCAGACGGACAGGCTTTTCTGCCGCCAACCGTCTGTATGTAAAAGTGCCGGATATTCCAGTGGTACAGTTTTCCGACCAACTGACGGACGGAAAACCGCCCCTCATAAGGGCAGGAAACCGACCAACTGACAGCCGGAAAACTGACCTTATGACGGTCGGAAAACCGTCCCCTAACCAAACTAATATAAACAACCTAATAGAGAGCCAAACAAAAAGAGCGAGTGAGGGGCAGCCCCCCGCCGCTTATGGCAGATATAAAAATGTATTCCTTTCTGACGCAGAACTTTTGGAGCTGGAACAGGATTTCCCCGGCAAGTGGGAGTATTACCTTGACCGGCTTTCCTGTCATATCGCTTCCACCGGGAAGCAGTACCACAGCCATGCAGCCACCATTTACAAGTGGGCGCAGGAGGACGCTGCCAAAGAGAAGCCAAAGAAAGGAATACCGGACTATTCGTTCAAGGAGGGAGAAAGCCTATGA
- a CDS encoding tyrosine-type recombinase/integrase: protein MSEKRKDNKGRILRTGESQRKDLIYQYRYTDIRGKRQTVYSSDLKELREKEKEIQKQLDEGIDYAAGKATVIALVERYISLKQGVRYNTKVGYNFVLNLIKKEDFGYRQIRDIRVSDAQKWIMKLHEDGKGYSTITSVRGVVKPAFQMAYNEDIIRRNPFDFKLVDVVPNDSQKRIAMTEEQQTLWMEFIREDKTYTKYYDEFVVLLGTGMRVSEFCGLTKGDLDFGNRRIRVDHQLVRERGGKYYVEKTKTECGCRFIPMTEEVYQSLKNILDHRKQLKTEMIVDGYSGFILLDKDDKPKVALHIENEMRWAMKKYKKLYPDKPLPHITPHVFRHTFCTNMASAGMDIKNLQYIMGHSDVGVTLNVYTHASYDRAAEQMSKIIDFKGIDAQGKRRKSG, encoded by the coding sequence ATGTCCGAAAAACGCAAAGACAATAAAGGACGAATCCTGCGGACAGGAGAGAGCCAGAGAAAAGACCTGATTTATCAATATCGCTACACAGACATTCGTGGAAAGCGGCAGACAGTTTATTCTTCTGATTTGAAAGAACTGCGGGAAAAAGAGAAAGAAATCCAGAAGCAGCTTGATGAAGGGATTGACTATGCCGCTGGAAAGGCAACCGTGATTGCCCTTGTGGAACGCTATATCAGCTTGAAACAGGGCGTGCGCTACAATACCAAAGTCGGTTACAATTTTGTTCTGAACCTGATTAAGAAAGAAGATTTTGGCTACCGGCAGATAAGGGATATTAGGGTATCAGACGCACAAAAATGGATTATGAAACTGCATGAGGACGGTAAAGGCTACAGTACCATTACCAGTGTCCGGGGCGTTGTCAAACCGGCGTTCCAAATGGCTTACAACGAGGACATTATTCGCAGAAATCCCTTTGACTTCAAACTGGTAGATGTTGTTCCAAACGATTCACAGAAGCGTATTGCCATGACCGAAGAACAGCAGACCCTTTGGATGGAATTTATCCGAGAGGATAAGACCTATACCAAATATTATGATGAATTTGTTGTGCTGCTGGGAACTGGTATGCGTGTCAGTGAATTTTGTGGATTGACAAAAGGCGATTTGGATTTTGGAAATCGGAGAATCCGGGTAGACCACCAGCTTGTCAGAGAACGGGGCGGCAAATATTATGTGGAGAAAACTAAGACAGAATGCGGCTGCCGTTTTATTCCCATGACGGAGGAAGTTTACCAAAGTCTGAAAAATATCCTTGACCACCGCAAGCAGCTTAAAACGGAAATGATTGTGGACGGTTACAGCGGTTTTATTCTGTTGGATAAGGACGATAAGCCTAAAGTTGCCCTGCATATTGAAAATGAAATGCGCTGGGCGATGAAAAAGTACAAGAAGTTGTACCCGGACAAGCCGCTGCCGCATATCACGCCCCATGTGTTTCGCCATACTTTCTGTACGAATATGGCAAGTGCCGGTATGGATATTAAAAACTTGCAGTATATCATGGGGCACTCTGATGTAGGCGTAACGCTGAATGTTTACACCCATGCAAGCTATGACCGGGCGGCAGAACAGATGTCAAAGATTATTGATTTTAAGGGGATTGACGCACAGGGAAAGCGAAGAAAATCAGGCTGA
- a CDS encoding plasmid mobilization protein: protein MRKRYNTPHRSRVVKTRMTEEEYAEFAERLSACNMSQAEFIRQAITGAAIRPIITVSPVNDELLAAVGKLTAEYGRIGGNLNQIARTLNEWHSPYPQLAGEVRAAVSDLAALKFEVLQKVGDAVGNIQTYQL from the coding sequence ATGCGAAAACGATATAACACGCCGCACCGCAGCCGGGTAGTCAAGACACGCATGACCGAGGAAGAATACGCCGAGTTTGCGGAAAGGCTTTCTGCCTGCAACATGAGCCAAGCCGAGTTTATCCGGCAAGCCATAACCGGGGCAGCCATACGCCCCATCATAACCGTTTCCCCCGTCAATGATGAGCTGCTTGCCGCTGTCGGGAAACTGACCGCCGAATACGGCAGGATCGGCGGCAACTTAAACCAGATAGCCCGGACGCTGAACGAGTGGCACAGCCCCTACCCGCAGCTTGCCGGGGAGGTACGGGCGGCGGTTTCCGACCTTGCTGCCCTAAAGTTTGAAGTCTTGCAGAAAGTGGGTGACGCTGTTGGCAACATTCAAACATATCAGCTCTAA